In the genome of Cryptomeria japonica chromosome 8, Sugi_1.0, whole genome shotgun sequence, one region contains:
- the LOC131049675 gene encoding receptor-like protein EIX1 — protein sequence MAMMIMHLSFVNGCQENERSYLLDFRGGLNDFSGRLSSWQQFNCCQWEGVMCDYHSGHVVSLNLKHRRHDGGQSLSGEIHPALFNLQHLQYLDLSWNDFNRTAIPLQLAKLQSLTFLSLAHGGFGGQVPLELTNITTLQHLDLSMNHFNPTLIPPQLEKLQRLTFLNLADAAFVGEIPLELGNITTLRYLDLSGPFWVPPPRGWVLLAGELESRRFAGWIRNLRSLEYLDMSFVNLFMANDDWSNALNSLSNLREIHLAQCGISGTIPSLLNLTHLSHLHLSRNPFSSPLPAWFQNVSSLVSLHLSLCGLNSSIPSDFLHRSSLKHLYLSGNAYLGGVIPHSIANFSMLETLDLSYNNFTGDLPPFGSFIGRLSSLTHLDLSNNQLSGRIPRTISKLSSLGHLDLSNNRLSGTIPDTISKFVRLQKLLLSSNNLTGSISPSALETAHLKEVDFSENQLTLNISSSWLPQLAQLEYLGLRSCNLQGEIPPFLSTQFSLEDLDLSENNIVGNIPTWLWELPSLTRLNLSHNRMEGSLPYFISMSIVVVDLHNNSLHGSIPDYSGWYLDMSENRFNGSIPLSICSADDGLVFLDLSKNGLSDVIPINLVRCFQLTILNLAQNYFEGEIPEDLGNLTLLETLNLSGNKLQGVIPPSIANCTKLRVFDMGKNKIQGSIPVWIGELAELRILSLSFNKLQGNFPPELLRLRNLQILDLTHNNLSGFIPESLGKLNAMANQTQSGEIEMSLSELNYGFLSGPMFQIVFVNQLTLWIKGRATPYPKIINAFKFMDLSYNKLSGNIPNEMGDLKGLIALNISNNNMGGNIPESLGGMAHLECLDLSGNILRGNIPADLVNLTFLSVLNLSYNNLSGLIPQGKQFATFEASSYLENPNLYGPPLKNGILRSGSGERGGQAQWNSTGVTDRDPNTDEMDRWWAVSVGLCFGVGFASVIAVLCFHLKWRYKCFALQDGFIQYLF from the coding sequence ATGGCCATGATGATAATGCATTTGTCATTTGTTAACGGATGCCAAGAGAATGAAAGAAGTTATCTTCTGGACTTTAGGGGTGGGCTCAATGATTTCTCTGGCAGATTAAGCTCATGGCAGCAATTCAACTGTTGCCAATGGGAGGGTGTCATGTGTGACTATCATTCCGGGCATGTTGTTTCCCTCAACCTTAAACACCGTCGTCATGATGGAGGGCAATCTCTGAGTGGGGAAATTCATCCGGCGCTTTTCAACCTGCAGCATCTGCAATATTTGGATTTGAGCTGGAATGACTTCAATCGTACTGCCATACCTCTCCAGTTGGCAAAACTCCAAAGCCTTACTTTCCTTAGCTTGGCACATGGTGGATTTGGAGGTCAGGTCCCTCTGGAGTTGACTAATATTACAACTTTGCAGCACCTGGATTTGAGCATGAATCACTTCAATCCTACTCTCATACCTCCTCAGTTGGAGAAACTCCAGAGGCTTACTTTTCTTAACTTGGCAGATgctgcatttgtaggtgagattcCTCTGGAATTGGGTAACATTACAACCTTACGCTACCTGGATCTTTCAGGACCTTTTTGGGTTCCTCCACCACGTGGCTGGGTACTCTTAGCAGGTGAACTGGAGAGTAGGAGGTTTGCAGGATGGATAAGAAATCTGAGAAGCTTGGAATACCTGGATATGTCTTTTGTGAATCTGTTCATGGCAAATGATGACTGGAGTAACGCCCTCAACAGCCTCTCCAATCTTAGGGAGATTCACCTCGCTCAATGTGGAATTTCAGGTACAATACCTTCTCTCCTAAACCTCACTCACTTATCCCATCTCCATCTTTCAAGGAATCCATTTAGTTCCCCATTGCCAGCTTGGTTTCAGAATGTCTCGTCCTTGGTGTCCCTTCATCTCTCTTTATGTGGTCTCAACAGTTCCATCCCTTCAGATTTTTTGCACCGTTCAAGCCTGAAACATCTTTACTTGTCTGGTAACGCCTATCTGGGAGGGGTAATTCCTCACTCCATTGCAAACTTTTCAATGCTTGAGACGTTGGACCTCTCATACAATAATTTCACAGGGGATTTACCACCGTTTGGATCATTCATTGGTAGGCTTTCTTCCCTCACACATCTGGACCTCAGTAACAACCAATTGTCTGGAAGAATTCCTCGTACCATTTCAAAGCTTTCTTCCCTCGGACATCTCGACCTCAGTAACAACCGGTTGTCTGGAACAATTCCAGATACCATTTCAAAGTTTGTCAGATTACAAAAGTTGTTACTCAGCTCAAATAATTTAACTGGCAGCATTTCTCCTTCCGCATTGGAAACAGCTCATCTCAAGGAAGTGGACTTTTCTGAAAATCAGCTAACACTTAATATATCTTCAAGCTGGCTTCCGCAATTGGCCCAACTGGAGTACCTGGGGTTAAGGTCTTGTAATCTCCAAGGGGAGATTCCTCCTTTTTTGTCTACTCAATTCTCATTAGAAGATTTGGATCTGTCTGAAAACAACATTGTGGGAAATATTCCTACCTGGTTGTGGGAGCTTCCCAGTCTTACTAGGCTCAATCTTTCACATAACCGAATGGAAGGTTCTCTTCCGTATTTTATTTCCATGTCTATAGTAGTTGTAGATTTGCATAATAATAGCTTACATGGATCTATTCCAGATTATAGTGGGTGGTATCTAGACATGTCAGAGAACAGGTTCAATGGCTCTATTCCACTGTCTATATGCTCTGCTGATGATGGATTGGTATTTTTGGACTTGTCAAAGAATGGCCTAAGTGATGTTATTCCTATAAATCTGGTGAGATGTTTTCAACTAACAATATTGAATTTGGCTCAAAATTATTTTGAAGGTGAGATACCAGAAGATCTAGGAAATCTGACTCTACTTGAGACACTAAATCTCAGTGGAAACAAATTGCAAGGTGTTATCCCGCCTTCCATTGCAAACTGTACAAAACTTCGAGTATTTGACATGGGCAAGAACAAAATTCAGGGGAGCATCCCAGTTTGGATTGGAGAACTAGCAGAGTTACGAATTCTTAGCTTGTCCTTTAATAAGTTGCAAGGGAATTTTCCGCCGGAGTTGCTTAGGCTCAGGAATCTTCAAATTCTAGATTTAACTCATAATAATTTATCAGGATTCATTCCTGAGAGTTTGGGGAAGTTGAATGCTATGGCAAATCAGACACAAAGTGGCGAAATAGAGATGAGCTTGAGTGAGTTGAACTATGGATTTCTTTCTGGTCCCATGTTCCAAATAGTGTTTGTGAATCAATTAACACTTTGGATTAAAGGACGAGCAACTCCATACCCTAAGATTATCAATGCCTTCAAATTCATGGATCTTTCCTACAACAAACTGTCAGGCAATATTCCTAACGAAATGGGAGACCTGAAGGGTTTAATTGCTCTCAACATATCAAACAACAATATGGGAGGTAATATTCCTGAGTCCTTGGGGGGCATGGCTCACCTGGAGTGTCTGGATCTGTCAGGAAACATTCTGAGGGGCAACATTCCAGCAGATCTTGTGAATCTCACATTCCTTTCTGTTTTAAATCTTTCATACAACAATCTTTCTGGGTTAATACCACAGGGGAAGCAGTTTGCGACCTTTGAGGCTTCTTCTTATCTGGAGAACCCCAATCTTTACGGACCTCCCTTGAAAAATGGAATACTGAGGTCTGGTTCTGGTGAAAGAGGGGGGCAAGCACAATGGAATAGCACAGGAGTTACAGACAGAGATCCAAATACAGATGAAATGGATCGATGGTGGGCAGTGTCTGTGGGGTTATGTTTTGGGGTTGGATTTGCCAGCGTGATTGCAGTGTTGTGCTTTCATTTAAAATGGAGATACAAATGTTTTGCTTTGCAGGATGGTTTTATTCAATATCTTTTTTAA